A region from the Mucilaginibacter sp. CSA2-8R genome encodes:
- a CDS encoding PepSY domain-containing protein codes for MTISIWRYSHLALAVSSFLFIALAAVTGLILAIEPINQLQSSYRTQNLEQVSIAQAVTTLKSKYPGITDVDVSINGLVTMKGTDAAGKKLWSCVNVRTGQALGTPPKQNEFFQWVTGLHRSLFMHEVGRAFVGLAAFLLLLIALSGTVLVIRRQRGVKHFFDRIVKENLAQYGHVVLGRLSLIPILIIALSGTYLSLFRFQFFPVQKIQHQVDIDHMKTDPQRKVADFPIFIHTSLADVRSIQFPFSEFPEDYYTLKLKDRELVVNQFTGDILSEIKYRQANIWADLSLTLHTGRASIIWALVLAVAAVNILFFIWSGFVITLRRKSGKIRNKFKATDSEIIILVGSENGSTFRFAAAVYQQLLQQEHKAYVTELNHYANFPQARHLIIMAASYGQGEAPSNASGFTKLLANTPPNTLPLHYSVVGFGSRAYPDFCKFAFEISQLLQQTTWATPLVDIHTVNDKSPADLALWAEAWSQQSGIPLTLPADLSMAPTNLKEFEVTSNTTIQEPGHTFLLRLAVPRRQRPVSGDLLAVYPASDYRERLYSIGMIDNEIQLSVRLHPNGLGSSFLQALKPNDLLQARIVNNPHFHFPRKAQTVIMVANGTGIAPFLGMISQNSGMAAIHLYCGFRERLSFEPYEGFLKNQTAEGKLTQTNLALSREGDKQYVSDLLAADGSLVAETLTQGGYLMLCGSLAMQKDVLGLLEFICDAHTPHQLSWYQSRGQLLMDCY; via the coding sequence ATGACTATTTCTATCTGGAGATACAGCCACCTAGCCCTGGCTGTATCTTCTTTTTTATTTATAGCGCTGGCTGCAGTTACCGGGCTAATTTTAGCCATTGAGCCCATTAATCAACTGCAAAGCAGTTACCGCACTCAAAACCTGGAGCAGGTTAGTATTGCCCAGGCCGTAACCACGTTAAAGAGTAAGTATCCCGGCATCACTGATGTAGATGTAAGCATTAACGGGTTGGTTACAATGAAAGGGACAGACGCGGCCGGCAAAAAACTATGGTCGTGTGTTAACGTGCGCACCGGACAGGCATTAGGTACGCCACCCAAACAAAATGAGTTTTTTCAGTGGGTAACCGGCCTGCACCGATCGTTATTTATGCACGAGGTTGGCCGGGCATTTGTGGGTTTAGCCGCTTTTCTTCTTTTACTGATTGCCCTTTCGGGTACAGTGCTGGTTATACGGAGGCAACGCGGAGTAAAGCATTTTTTTGACCGCATTGTGAAGGAGAACTTAGCGCAATACGGTCATGTGGTTTTAGGCCGCTTGTCGCTTATCCCTATTCTCATTATAGCCCTGAGCGGCACATATCTGTCTTTGTTTCGTTTTCAATTCTTTCCGGTACAAAAAATACAGCATCAGGTAGACATTGACCACATGAAAACCGATCCGCAACGCAAAGTGGCCGATTTCCCCATTTTCATCCATACATCCTTGGCTGATGTTAGGAGCATACAATTCCCGTTTTCTGAATTTCCGGAAGATTATTATACGCTAAAATTGAAGGACCGAGAATTGGTTGTGAATCAATTTACAGGAGACATTCTAAGCGAAATCAAATACAGACAAGCAAATATTTGGGCTGATTTGAGCCTCACACTGCATACCGGCCGGGCCAGCATCATATGGGCTTTGGTGCTGGCCGTTGCCGCTGTAAATATTCTGTTCTTTATCTGGTCGGGATTTGTGATTACTTTAAGGCGCAAATCAGGCAAAATCAGGAATAAATTTAAGGCTACCGATAGCGAAATCATCATACTGGTAGGCTCCGAAAATGGCAGTACATTCAGGTTTGCCGCTGCCGTATACCAACAATTACTGCAACAAGAACATAAAGCCTACGTAACCGAACTCAACCACTACGCTAACTTTCCTCAAGCACGGCATCTCATTATCATGGCAGCCAGTTACGGACAAGGAGAAGCGCCATCCAATGCCTCCGGGTTTACCAAACTACTTGCTAATACACCGCCAAATACCTTGCCTTTACACTATTCGGTGGTAGGCTTCGGCTCCAGGGCCTATCCTGATTTTTGCAAATTTGCTTTCGAAATAAGCCAATTGCTCCAGCAAACAACCTGGGCAACACCTTTGGTTGATATCCATACCGTTAACGACAAATCTCCGGCCGACTTGGCCTTATGGGCTGAAGCGTGGTCACAGCAGAGCGGTATCCCGCTGACACTGCCGGCTGATTTGAGCATGGCCCCTACCAACCTCAAGGAATTTGAGGTTACATCAAATACTACAATTCAGGAGCCTGGCCATACCTTTTTGCTACGCTTGGCAGTACCACGTCGTCAGCGGCCTGTTTCGGGTGATTTGTTGGCCGTATACCCGGCAAGCGATTACCGCGAACGCCTGTATTCGATTGGGATGATAGATAATGAAATTCAGTTAAGTGTACGTCTGCATCCCAACGGTTTAGGATCATCATTTTTGCAGGCGCTAAAGCCAAACGATTTGTTGCAGGCGCGCATCGTAAATAACCCGCATTTTCATTTTCCGCGCAAAGCGCAAACTGTAATTATGGTAGCTAACGGTACAGGCATCGCACCATTTTTAGGGATGATTAGTCAAAATAGCGGCATGGCTGCTATCCATTTATATTGTGGATTTAGGGAACGGCTTTCTTTTGAGCCTTATGAAGGCTTTTTGAAAAACCAAACTGCCGAAGGTAAGCTGACCCAAACCAATCTTGCATTATCACGTGAAGGAGACAAACAATATGTAAGTGATCTTTTGGCAGCAGACGGCAGCCTTGTTGCCGAAACGCTTACCCAAGGCGGTTACCTGATGCTTTGCGGTTCGCTGGCTATGCAAAAGGATGTGCTTGGGCTGCTCGAATTTATCTGCGATGCCCATACGCCGCATCAACTCAGCTGGTATCAGTCGCGCGGTCAGTTGCTTATGGATTGTTACTAA
- a CDS encoding FAD:protein FMN transferase — protein sequence MRTSLIILYCLLTTYTYAQVLRKRTTLLMGGRFDVTIVAHDSLSAEQNIDTCIKEISRIEALISDWKPQSQVSQVNQNAGIMPVKVDREVFELTRRAIRLSEETGGAFDISFAAMEKIWKFDGSMTAMPSPQAVKQSITKVGYQNIVLDSANSTIYLKLKGMKIGFGALGEGYAGDRCREKMLRKGVKAGIIDASGDLTAWGRQPNGSHWNIGITNPFKPDTIFTVVPLRQSAMVTSGSYQKFVILQGRRYAHIINPKTGYPATGLISVSITGPSAERANGFSTSMMVLGEHKALAFIRHYPAYHYIIITDDHRILASPDFKLNRSRL from the coding sequence ATGAGAACATCCCTCATTATACTTTATTGTTTGCTTACCACCTATACGTATGCCCAGGTGCTGCGCAAGCGTACTACGCTGTTGATGGGAGGCCGGTTTGATGTTACTATTGTTGCCCATGACTCGCTCAGCGCAGAACAAAATATTGATACATGCATCAAAGAGATCAGCCGGATTGAGGCGCTGATTTCTGATTGGAAACCTCAATCGCAGGTGTCGCAGGTTAATCAAAATGCAGGTATTATGCCGGTAAAAGTTGACCGCGAGGTTTTTGAGCTTACCCGCCGTGCCATCCGGCTCTCGGAAGAAACGGGAGGCGCTTTTGATATCAGCTTTGCAGCGATGGAAAAGATATGGAAATTTGATGGCTCCATGACCGCTATGCCATCACCCCAAGCTGTCAAACAATCAATTACAAAAGTTGGTTACCAAAATATTGTGCTTGATAGCGCAAACAGCACCATCTATTTAAAGCTTAAGGGGATGAAAATAGGCTTCGGTGCTTTGGGAGAAGGCTACGCAGGAGATCGTTGCCGTGAAAAAATGTTGCGTAAAGGCGTCAAGGCCGGTATCATTGATGCCTCCGGCGATTTGACAGCTTGGGGCAGGCAGCCCAACGGAAGCCACTGGAACATCGGTATTACAAATCCTTTTAAACCGGATACCATTTTTACGGTAGTACCTCTTCGGCAAAGCGCCATGGTTACTTCCGGAAGTTACCAAAAGTTTGTAATACTGCAGGGCAGGCGTTACGCGCATATCATTAATCCAAAAACAGGCTACCCGGCTACCGGTCTGATTAGTGTTAGTATAACTGGGCCCAGTGCCGAAAGGGCTAATGGTTTCAGCACCTCTATGATGGTGTTAGGTGAGCACAAAGCTTTAGCCTTCATTCGCCATTATCCGGCATACCATTATATTATTATAACCGACGATCATAGGATATTGGCTTCACCTGATTTTAAACTGAATAGAAGCAGGCTTTAG
- a CDS encoding response regulator, translated as MVIATAAAVKIPPDKTGRDKNMTEKHVLIIEDDAGISDVLNTILSEEGYRVTAITETGNIITTVMDLQPQLIITDYILTGINGGEYCSQIKRDDRTSHIPVIILSGYGRVLDSLGHYGADRIIDKPFDNEKLCSIVAELIYQNNTL; from the coding sequence ATGGTTATTGCAACCGCTGCTGCTGTAAAAATACCACCTGACAAGACGGGCCGAGATAAAAATATGACAGAAAAACATGTGTTAATCATAGAAGATGATGCAGGTATTAGTGATGTGCTCAACACCATTTTATCTGAAGAAGGGTACCGGGTTACAGCTATTACTGAAACGGGCAACATCATTACTACAGTAATGGACCTACAGCCGCAGTTAATTATTACCGATTATATTTTAACAGGCATTAACGGTGGCGAGTATTGCAGCCAGATTAAACGCGATGACCGTACATCGCATATCCCTGTAATCATCTTATCAGGGTATGGGCGCGTATTAGATTCTTTAGGCCATTACGGTGCCGACCGAATTATTGACAAACCCTTTGATAACGAAAAACTCTGCAGCATTGTAGCTGAACTTATTTATCAAAATAACACCTTATAA
- a CDS encoding TonB-dependent receptor has translation MMAKFYTILYLFLISTFCGQAAKADDDLRNGFIKGHIQTNDGKPAAYVSVGLINTSKGTITDEQGDYRLNNIKPGIYTLRISHVGMPAEEQQVTVKDGQMAEVNVVLRESASQLNEVVVAGASRQNRPINVGKSGLRLMDIPQAVQIIDTTVIADLQINRLTDVIRNVNGIALGENRGSTNETFNARGYSLGANNVFKNGARTSLGGSLEASTLEAVEVLKGSAALLYGGVTGGAVVNLVTKKPKFNWGGEVSMRAGSYSFYKPIVDVYGPISKNVAFRVIGTTENSDSFRDVVKTSRVYVNPSLLFKLGQRTDLLLQGDYLKSNYTPDFGIGTVFGGQIPDIGRNAFLNVSWAYNHTKTATAQANLTHRFNDVWKLNVIGAYQSYFRNYFGAERPQGATTNGVTSSISPRALTRSQNQEYTYNQQLNLTGGAQTGFIKHTFLFGADADQSRTTSYGFKYGTAANAPTTANAAPINILDPSTYATSMDIPFTRIYQNTFTPIYRMGAFAQDLIELTDKFKVLAGIRYTWQKQPRASTFNEDTQTTTLASNGIGKAKIDKAFSPKIGLIYQPLTTTSIYASYANNFTSNTGVDVFGAPLAPSIIDQYEVGVKNDLLNGRLTVNVTAYRIINNRFAQTAQFQANGTTPNSDTNVKEFSGKTASDGVEVDITGRLSSSLYFLGGYAYNFIRYTSTLPTGITEGERIVGSVPRTANGTVFYTFNHGTVKGLKLGLSGFYTGARNSGFNTLKTGASRGVPVQLNGYTTFDVSAGYVFKRKLSLLAKLSNITNELNYLVHENYSVNPIPPRMVSATLSYKF, from the coding sequence ATGATGGCAAAATTTTATACAATTCTTTATCTTTTTTTAATATCAACTTTCTGTGGTCAGGCAGCAAAGGCAGACGATGACCTGAGAAACGGCTTTATTAAAGGCCACATACAAACCAATGATGGTAAGCCTGCTGCTTATGTAAGCGTAGGTTTAATAAATACCAGCAAAGGCACCATCACTGATGAGCAAGGTGATTACAGGCTCAATAATATTAAGCCCGGCATCTACACCCTCCGTATTTCGCATGTAGGCATGCCGGCCGAAGAACAACAGGTAACGGTTAAGGATGGCCAGATGGCAGAAGTTAACGTAGTACTCCGCGAAAGTGCTTCACAACTCAATGAGGTAGTTGTTGCAGGTGCAAGTCGTCAAAACAGGCCCATAAATGTTGGCAAATCGGGTTTGCGGCTGATGGACATTCCGCAAGCCGTGCAGATTATTGATACAACGGTAATTGCCGATTTACAGATTAACCGGTTGACGGATGTAATTAGAAACGTAAATGGCATTGCCTTAGGCGAAAACCGGGGCTCAACTAATGAAACTTTTAATGCCCGTGGTTATAGTTTAGGCGCTAACAATGTATTTAAAAATGGGGCTCGTACATCATTAGGCGGTTCGCTGGAAGCCAGTACTTTAGAAGCCGTTGAAGTGCTTAAAGGTAGCGCGGCACTGCTGTATGGCGGCGTAACCGGTGGCGCTGTAGTTAACCTGGTTACTAAAAAGCCCAAATTTAACTGGGGTGGTGAGGTAAGTATGAGGGCAGGCAGTTACAGTTTTTATAAGCCTATTGTTGATGTTTATGGCCCCATCAGCAAAAATGTTGCGTTTAGAGTTATTGGTACAACCGAAAATTCTGACAGCTTTCGTGATGTTGTTAAAACCAGCCGCGTGTATGTTAACCCATCTTTGCTTTTTAAGTTAGGGCAGCGTACCGACCTCTTACTGCAGGGCGACTACCTGAAAAGTAATTATACGCCCGATTTTGGTATAGGTACCGTATTTGGCGGTCAAATTCCTGACATAGGCCGTAATGCTTTCCTTAATGTCTCATGGGCCTACAATCATACTAAGACTGCTACTGCTCAAGCCAATCTAACACATCGTTTCAATGATGTTTGGAAACTCAACGTTATCGGCGCTTACCAGTCTTATTTCCGTAATTACTTTGGAGCCGAGCGTCCACAGGGGGCAACTACTAATGGGGTAACCAGCAGTATTTCTCCGCGTGCCCTTACCCGGTCGCAAAATCAGGAGTATACTTACAACCAGCAGCTAAATTTAACTGGCGGCGCGCAAACCGGTTTTATCAAACACACCTTCTTATTTGGTGCAGATGCAGATCAGTCACGAACTACATCTTACGGGTTTAAATATGGTACGGCGGCTAATGCGCCAACTACGGCAAACGCTGCACCGATCAATATTCTGGATCCATCAACTTATGCCACCAGCATGGACATTCCGTTTACCCGTATTTATCAAAATACGTTTACGCCAATTTACCGTATGGGGGCATTTGCACAAGATTTAATTGAACTGACAGACAAATTTAAAGTGTTGGCAGGTATACGCTACACCTGGCAAAAACAACCCAGGGCCAGCACATTTAATGAAGATACCCAGACAACGACCTTAGCCAGTAACGGGATTGGAAAGGCCAAGATTGATAAAGCATTTTCGCCTAAAATCGGTCTGATCTACCAACCGCTCACTACCACTTCAATCTACGCCAGTTATGCCAATAACTTTACCTCTAATACCGGAGTCGACGTTTTTGGTGCGCCGCTTGCGCCATCTATCATAGACCAGTATGAAGTGGGCGTTAAAAACGATCTGCTGAACGGGCGTTTGACAGTGAACGTGACGGCCTACCGGATCATCAACAATCGCTTCGCTCAAACGGCTCAATTCCAGGCAAACGGCACCACACCAAACTCGGATACCAACGTTAAAGAGTTTAGCGGCAAAACGGCCAGTGATGGGGTAGAGGTAGATATTACAGGACGTTTGTCCAGCAGTCTTTATTTCCTCGGGGGATACGCATACAACTTCATCCGTTATACATCTACGCTGCCTACCGGTATAACCGAAGGCGAGCGTATTGTGGGTAGTGTGCCCCGTACGGCAAATGGAACGGTATTTTACACTTTTAACCATGGCACCGTAAAAGGGTTAAAGTTGGGCCTATCGGGTTTTTATACCGGCGCCCGAAACAGTGGTTTTAATACATTAAAAACCGGTGCTTCGCGGGGTGTACCTGTACAATTAAATGGTTATACAACTTTTGATGTGTCAGCAGGGTACGTATTTAAAAGAAAGTTATCATTGTTGGCCAAGCTATCTAATATTACCAATGAGCTAAACTACCTTGTGCACGAAAATTACAGCGTAAACCCAATCCCGCCGCGTATGGTATCTGCTACCTTATCTTACAAATTTTAA
- a CDS encoding HAMP domain-containing sensor histidine kinase, translated as MQTRLELYQKVTPLAKLGIWEYQFATGETYWNAIMWDIYEMSPQQAPPHEHLATLYRDHIQFNQLISETIGTLQPRTGEFHITTSLGNLKWVRLRINATVNPSGYLTLYGTLEDITATKLLEEERENNLQLLNEQNSRLSNFAHIVSHNLRTHTGNIKMLAELIPLEEDEQEKSNMQDLVFRQAVYLLETLDQLSEVVDVNSNSFNKIEYLNLHRAVQSVLQMLEQTITQQRVTVSLKIDEAIQIKHKAAYLESIITNLITNAVKYRSLERPCKIDIKATNGTDEVVLEVKDNGIGIDLSKHGRQLFGLYNTFHGNSDAHGIGLHLVKSQVEALGGQISVESKPGEGSIFSVVFSH; from the coding sequence ATGCAAACAAGACTGGAGCTTTATCAAAAGGTAACTCCGCTGGCTAAGTTAGGGATTTGGGAGTATCAGTTTGCTACTGGCGAAACTTACTGGAATGCCATTATGTGGGATATTTATGAGATGTCGCCGCAACAAGCTCCTCCGCATGAGCACCTTGCTACGTTGTACCGCGACCACATTCAATTTAACCAGTTAATAAGTGAAACCATTGGAACTTTGCAGCCTCGAACAGGCGAATTTCATATCACTACATCTTTAGGCAATTTAAAATGGGTGCGGCTCCGTATCAACGCTACAGTTAATCCATCGGGGTATCTAACTCTTTACGGAACTTTAGAGGACATTACCGCAACCAAGTTGTTGGAAGAAGAGCGCGAGAATAATTTGCAGTTATTGAATGAGCAAAACAGCAGGCTCAGTAATTTTGCTCATATCGTGTCTCATAATTTGCGTACACATACCGGAAACATCAAAATGCTGGCCGAACTTATTCCTTTGGAAGAAGACGAGCAGGAAAAAAGCAACATGCAGGATTTAGTGTTCCGTCAGGCAGTCTATCTGTTAGAAACGCTGGATCAGTTAAGTGAAGTGGTAGATGTGAATAGCAATTCTTTTAACAAAATTGAATACCTGAACTTACATCGTGCTGTACAAAGCGTATTGCAGATGCTTGAACAAACAATTACACAGCAAAGGGTAACCGTTTCCTTAAAAATTGATGAGGCTATCCAGATTAAACATAAGGCGGCTTATTTAGAAAGTATCATTACCAATTTAATTACCAACGCTGTTAAATACCGGAGTTTGGAAAGACCATGTAAAATTGATATCAAAGCAACCAATGGCACAGACGAAGTGGTATTAGAAGTTAAAGACAATGGTATAGGCATTGACTTATCAAAGCATGGCAGGCAGTTGTTTGGACTTTACAACACTTTTCATGGTAATTCTGATGCCCATGGAATAGGCTTGCATTTGGTTAAATCACAGGTAGAGGCTTTGGGCGGACAAATTAGCGTAGAAAGTAAACCGGGAGAAGGATCGATATTCAGCGTAGTTTTTAGTCACTAA